In Gemmatimonadota bacterium, one DNA window encodes the following:
- a CDS encoding cobalamin-dependent protein (Presence of a B(12) (cobalamin)-binding domain implies dependence on cobalamin itself, in one of its several forms, or in some unusual lineages, dependence on a cobalamin-like analog.), protein MHRLALLARGGDDRGVAGLLRAQLGAGWGPERVCLDAVAPAARLLGRWWETDVCSFVEVTLGVGTLQRALRDALGGDRAWTEVEQAAGVSRGSAVFTTLAADPHTFGVAVVAEFFCQAGWSVRVTEPGRSRDAIAAVGAGATDLVGISVTLSDAGSEVGEMVRLLRRASRNPDLVILLGGCCLGDPQEAVQRAGADGWASDALGALREAARRLSPRKALLHAH, encoded by the coding sequence GTGCACCGCCTGGCCCTGCTGGCTCGTGGGGGGGACGATCGGGGTGTCGCCGGACTCCTGCGGGCCCAGCTGGGGGCCGGGTGGGGTCCGGAGCGCGTCTGCCTCGACGCCGTCGCTCCGGCCGCCCGCCTCCTGGGCCGGTGGTGGGAGACCGACGTCTGCTCGTTCGTGGAGGTCACGCTGGGCGTGGGAACGCTCCAGCGGGCGCTGCGCGACGCCCTGGGCGGGGACCGGGCCTGGACAGAGGTCGAGCAGGCCGCCGGCGTGAGCCGGGGATCGGCCGTCTTCACCACCCTGGCCGCCGACCCGCACACGTTCGGCGTGGCGGTCGTGGCGGAGTTCTTCTGCCAGGCCGGCTGGTCGGTCCGCGTCACCGAGCCGGGCCGGAGCCGCGACGCCATCGCCGCGGTCGGAGCCGGGGCCACGGACCTGGTGGGCATCTCCGTCACGCTGTCCGATGCCGGGTCGGAGGTGGGCGAGATGGTCCGCCTTCTCCGACGGGCCTCCCGGAATCCGGACCTCGTGATCCTGCTGGGCGGGTGCTGCCTCGGAGACCCGCAGGAGGCGGTGCAGAGGGCGGGGGCGGACGGGTGGGCTTCCGACGCGTTGGGGGCCCTGAGGGAAGCCGCGCGCCGCCTCTCACCCAGGAAGGCCCTGCTCCACGCCCACTGA
- the bchF gene encoding 2-vinyl bacteriochlorophyllide hydratase, with protein MARAPLYTPVQRARRDASPWTRVQAVLAPLQVLVMLASAVLVLRYLGRGVGYDLATGSVLLKTALLYAIMVTGSIWEKDVFGRWLFAPAFFWEDVVSMVVVGLHTVYLFGLFGGWMSERSLMALALLAYAVYAVNALQFVLKLRRARLEPLALLGPEVAR; from the coding sequence TTGGCCAGAGCTCCGCTCTACACGCCGGTCCAGCGCGCCCGTCGCGATGCGTCCCCGTGGACGCGGGTCCAGGCCGTGCTCGCGCCGCTCCAGGTCCTGGTCATGCTCGCCAGCGCCGTGCTCGTGCTCCGGTACCTGGGGCGAGGCGTCGGCTACGACCTGGCCACGGGATCGGTCCTGCTCAAGACCGCGTTGCTGTACGCGATCATGGTCACCGGCTCCATCTGGGAGAAGGACGTGTTCGGGCGCTGGCTCTTCGCGCCCGCCTTCTTCTGGGAGGACGTGGTGAGCATGGTCGTGGTCGGGCTCCACACCGTGTACCTGTTCGGGCTCTTCGGCGGGTGGATGTCGGAGCGGTCCCTGATGGCGCTGGCGCTGCTCGCGTACGCCGTCTACGCGGTCAACGCCCTGCAGTTCGTGCTGAAGCTGCGCCGCGCCCGCCTCGAGCCCCTGGCACTGCTCGGACCAGAGGTGGCGCGATGA
- a CDS encoding ferredoxin:protochlorophyllide reductase (ATP-dependent) subunit N, whose amino-acid sequence MSAPLPVLDAGSTCAPDVRREDGPRAVFCGLTSILWLHRKMQDAFFLIVGSRTCAHLMQSAAGVMIFAEPRFGTAIIEEQDLAGITDPYEELERAADRLLERRPEIRTLFLVGSCPSEVIKLDLARAAERIQERTRGRVRALHYSGSGIETTFTEGEDRCLESLVAQLPTSTDPSPSLLVAGSLADVVEDQFARLFDQLGIGPVAFLPPRRSTELPPVGPGTRVLLAQPWLNATADALIRRGASILPAPYPLGVEGTRAWVKAAAQAWNVPQDRVHDTLAGPAARAQRALARYRPHLQGRRLFFFADSQIELPMARFLARELGVEVLEVGTPYLHRERQASELELLGATPIVEGQHVDRQLDRCRAARPDLSVCGLGLANPLEAEGLATKWSIELIFTPIQGFDQAADLAELFARPLDRHARLEV is encoded by the coding sequence ATGAGCGCTCCGCTCCCCGTGCTCGACGCCGGCTCCACGTGCGCGCCGGATGTGCGCCGCGAAGACGGCCCGCGCGCCGTGTTCTGTGGCCTCACGTCCATCCTGTGGCTGCACCGGAAGATGCAGGACGCGTTCTTCCTGATCGTGGGCTCGCGCACCTGCGCGCATCTGATGCAGTCCGCCGCCGGCGTGATGATCTTCGCCGAGCCGCGCTTCGGCACCGCCATCATCGAGGAACAGGATCTGGCGGGCATCACCGATCCCTACGAGGAGCTGGAACGCGCCGCCGACCGACTGCTGGAGCGGCGTCCCGAGATCCGCACCCTCTTCCTCGTGGGCTCCTGTCCCTCGGAGGTCATCAAGCTCGACCTGGCGCGCGCCGCCGAACGCATCCAGGAGCGGACCCGCGGGCGCGTGCGCGCGCTGCACTACAGCGGGAGCGGGATCGAGACGACCTTCACCGAAGGCGAGGACCGTTGCCTCGAATCCCTGGTGGCGCAGCTACCGACGTCCACCGACCCGAGCCCGAGCCTGCTCGTCGCGGGGTCGTTGGCGGACGTGGTGGAGGATCAGTTCGCGCGCCTCTTCGACCAGCTCGGCATCGGGCCTGTCGCGTTCCTGCCCCCGCGTCGCAGCACGGAGCTCCCGCCCGTCGGGCCCGGCACGCGGGTGCTGCTGGCGCAGCCGTGGCTCAACGCCACGGCCGACGCCCTGATCCGCCGCGGTGCGAGCATCCTGCCGGCCCCCTATCCGCTCGGGGTCGAAGGCACCCGCGCCTGGGTGAAGGCGGCCGCGCAGGCGTGGAACGTCCCCCAGGACCGTGTGCACGACACCCTGGCCGGGCCGGCCGCACGCGCGCAGCGCGCGCTGGCGCGCTATCGGCCGCACCTGCAGGGCCGGCGCCTGTTCTTCTTCGCGGATTCCCAGATCGAGCTGCCCATGGCCCGCTTCCTCGCGCGCGAGCTGGGCGTCGAGGTGCTCGAAGTGGGGACGCCCTATCTCCACCGGGAGCGCCAGGCCTCGGAGCTGGAGTTGCTCGGCGCGACGCCGATCGTCGAGGGGCAACACGTGGATCGCCAGCTCGACCGCTGCCGCGCTGCGCGCCCCGACCTGTCGGTCTGCGGGCTGGGACTCGCCAATCCGCTGGAAGCGGAGGGGCTGGCCACGAAGTGGTCGATCGAGCTGATCTTCACCCCGATCCAGGGCTTCGATCAGGCTGCCGATCTCGCCGAGCTCTTCGCCCGTCCGCTCGACCGTCACGCGCGCCTCGAGGTGTAG
- the bchB gene encoding ferredoxin:protochlorophyllide reductase (ATP-dependent) subunit B: MELALWTYEGPPHVGAMRIVTGMRGIHYVLHAPQGDTYADLLFTMIERRDARPPVTYTTFQARDLGSDTASIFQRTLAEAWERFQPDVLLVGASCTAELLQDDPGGLAEAMGLPVPVIPVELPSYQRKENWGASETFYQLVRALAGPDVARGGERASRPTCNLLGPCGLGFRHRDDVTEIRGLLDRIGVDVAVVAPLGADAADLVRIPQADFNVVLYPEIARTAAEWLKRNRGQPFVDVVPIGVGATRDFVAAVAAVAGLDAEVAARALESRLPWYSRSVDSTYLTGKRVFVFGDATHAVAAARVAKEELGFEVVGLGAYNREFAREVRAAARALGVEPLITSDHLEVERAIKEAAPELVLGTQMERHIAKRLGIFCAVISAPVHVQDFPARYSPQMGPEGANVLFDTWVHPLVMGLEEHLLGMFQEDFEFGNGATPSHLASEAATAVADGAGTAAPEPGAQDVVGDALLTWTTTAERELDKIPFFVRRKARRNTERYAREQGLIEVTLDTLYEAKAHFGGR; encoded by the coding sequence ATGGAACTCGCGCTCTGGACCTACGAGGGCCCGCCCCACGTCGGGGCCATGCGGATCGTCACGGGGATGCGCGGCATCCACTACGTCTTGCACGCACCCCAGGGCGACACCTACGCCGACCTGCTCTTCACGATGATCGAGCGGCGCGACGCGCGCCCGCCGGTCACCTACACGACGTTCCAGGCGCGCGACCTGGGATCGGACACCGCGTCCATCTTCCAACGCACGCTGGCGGAAGCGTGGGAGCGCTTCCAGCCCGACGTCCTGCTGGTCGGCGCCTCCTGCACGGCCGAGCTCCTGCAGGACGATCCCGGCGGCCTGGCCGAAGCCATGGGCCTGCCGGTACCGGTCATCCCGGTCGAGCTGCCCTCCTATCAGCGCAAGGAGAACTGGGGCGCGAGCGAGACCTTCTACCAACTGGTCCGCGCGCTGGCCGGACCCGACGTCGCGCGTGGCGGTGAGCGCGCGAGCCGTCCGACCTGCAACCTGCTCGGGCCCTGCGGCCTCGGATTCCGCCACCGGGACGACGTGACGGAGATCCGCGGGCTGCTCGACCGCATCGGCGTCGATGTCGCGGTGGTGGCGCCGCTCGGGGCCGACGCGGCCGACCTGGTCCGGATCCCACAGGCCGACTTCAACGTGGTGCTGTATCCGGAGATCGCGCGCACGGCCGCGGAGTGGCTCAAGCGCAATCGCGGTCAGCCCTTCGTCGACGTGGTCCCGATCGGCGTGGGCGCCACCCGCGACTTCGTGGCCGCCGTCGCGGCGGTGGCGGGCCTCGACGCCGAGGTCGCGGCGCGTGCGCTGGAGTCGCGTCTGCCGTGGTACTCGCGTTCCGTCGACTCGACGTATCTGACCGGCAAGCGCGTCTTCGTCTTCGGCGACGCCACCCACGCGGTCGCAGCAGCGCGGGTGGCCAAGGAGGAGCTGGGCTTCGAGGTGGTGGGCCTGGGCGCCTACAACCGCGAGTTCGCCCGCGAGGTCCGAGCGGCTGCCCGCGCGCTGGGTGTGGAGCCCCTCATCACGTCCGACCACCTCGAGGTGGAGCGCGCCATCAAGGAGGCCGCACCGGAGCTCGTGCTGGGCACGCAGATGGAGCGCCACATCGCCAAGCGCCTGGGCATCTTCTGCGCGGTGATCTCGGCGCCCGTGCACGTCCAGGACTTCCCCGCCCGCTATTCGCCGCAGATGGGCCCCGAAGGCGCCAACGTGCTCTTCGACACCTGGGTCCATCCGCTCGTGATGGGGCTGGAGGAGCACCTGCTGGGGATGTTCCAGGAGGACTTCGAGTTCGGGAATGGCGCCACGCCGTCGCACCTGGCGTCGGAGGCGGCCACCGCCGTCGCCGACGGTGCGGGGACGGCGGCGCCGGAGCCCGGGGCGCAGGACGTCGTCGGAGATGCGCTCCTGACGTGGACGACCACGGCGGAGCGCGAGTTGGACAAGATCCCGTTCTTCGTGCGCCGCAAGGCGCGCCGCAACACCGAGCGCTACGCCCGCGAGCAGGGCCTGATCGAGGTCACGCTGGACACACTCTACGAGGCCAAGGCCCACTTCGGAGGGAGATAG
- a CDS encoding magnesium chelatase subunit H: protein MRVVILTLDRHRRAACEAAQRRLAREAPGVVLTMHVASEWTEDPQVLAACRADLERADLVVATQLFMEDHLAPVRAHLAAAAERCRAFVGLLAAGEVVRLTHLGRLRMDARDAEGSRFAPGRLLRKLRGQRGDGSASGRRQMAVLRNVDRVLRFVPGKAQDVRAYLRSLQYWLSGSEENLVGLVRFLTDRYGDGTGAGQGPVPEPVRYPETGLYHPDLPGLVEDLEALPARADRQGRVGVLLMRSYLLSGDTAPYDAVIRALEAQGLEVVPAFAAGLDNRPCVERFFVDAEGRSRVDAVVSLTGFSLIGGPAYHDADASRALLTALDVPYVVAQPLEFQTLEDWQDDARGITPMEAALRVALPELDGAILPHVFAGRSREGAGVGRPVEERVERLATRVARWVRLRRTPRDRRRLAVVLFNFPPNAGAVGTAAYLDVFRSLHALLARLRDEGYDVDVPPDVEALRSRLLGGNAERYGTSANVHARVPVDAHVRDLPWLSEIEKVWGPAPGRHLQDGRHLLVQGERFGNVFVGVQPPFGVEGDPMRLLFEGGFAPTHAFVAFYRWLQTELDADAYLHFGTHGAVEFMPGKQAGLSGACWPDRLMGDVPNLYLYAANNPSEGTLAKRRAGATLVSHLTPPVMQAGLYRGLLDLRTTLDRFFTIDPVAQAAERTVLAETAEAQARALDLASDADGEGWDVVRLERLRAQLRELEESLIPHGLHVLGRAPSPEERTDLLDAWMEGTDAGARLPAPERRACADLASGGAPRSALRRRLGEAGLASEDGETLAAGLEDLTRALGSNAELDALVHALDGAFVPPAPGGDVLRRPEILPTGRNLYAFDPYRMPSAAAVREGRLQAERLLARLSDDRGDPPRSLGIVLWGSDNLKRDGAPLAQVLALIGAEPRFDAYGRLCGARLIPLDELGRSRVDVVVTTSGVFRDLLPLQTRLLAEAAWLAASADEPLELNPVRAHALALAEAEGCDLRTAALRVFSNADGAYGANVNLMVDASTWEASDELGASFARRKSFAYGADGTALHRPALFQGLLARVDATYQNLESVELGVSDLDQYVDSLGGLTQAARGAADRGVDAFIGDETRGRGTVRSLAEQVALEARTRTLNPRWYEGMLAHGHQGVREIETRLTTTLGWSATTGDVQPWVYARFGETFVLDATMRARLADLNPHAASRMAQRVLEACDRGYWEPDGETLAALHAAADELEDRSEGIQPEAAA from the coding sequence GTGCGCGTCGTGATCCTGACCCTGGACCGGCACCGCCGGGCCGCGTGCGAAGCGGCGCAGCGCCGCCTTGCCCGCGAGGCACCCGGGGTCGTGCTCACGATGCACGTCGCGTCCGAGTGGACCGAGGATCCACAGGTGCTGGCCGCGTGCCGCGCAGACCTGGAGCGGGCGGACCTCGTGGTGGCGACGCAGCTGTTCATGGAGGACCATCTTGCGCCGGTCCGCGCCCACCTGGCCGCCGCGGCCGAGCGCTGTCGCGCCTTCGTGGGCCTGTTGGCCGCGGGCGAGGTGGTGCGCCTGACCCACCTCGGGCGTCTGCGCATGGATGCGCGGGATGCAGAGGGGAGTCGGTTCGCGCCCGGCCGGTTGCTCCGCAAGCTGAGGGGTCAACGCGGAGACGGCTCCGCCTCGGGTCGGCGGCAGATGGCGGTGCTGCGCAACGTGGACCGCGTGCTGCGCTTCGTGCCCGGCAAGGCACAGGACGTGCGCGCCTACCTGCGGAGCCTGCAGTACTGGCTGTCGGGGTCGGAGGAGAACCTGGTGGGGCTCGTCCGATTCCTCACCGACCGCTACGGCGACGGGACGGGCGCGGGACAGGGCCCGGTGCCGGAGCCGGTGCGGTATCCGGAGACGGGTCTGTACCACCCGGACCTCCCCGGGCTCGTGGAGGATCTGGAGGCGCTGCCCGCCCGTGCCGACCGCCAGGGACGCGTGGGCGTCTTGCTCATGCGCTCGTATCTGCTCTCCGGCGACACCGCACCCTACGATGCCGTGATCCGCGCGCTGGAGGCGCAGGGGCTCGAGGTGGTGCCGGCCTTCGCCGCCGGTCTCGACAACCGCCCGTGTGTCGAGCGCTTCTTCGTCGATGCGGAAGGCCGCTCGCGGGTGGATGCGGTGGTGTCGCTCACCGGCTTCTCACTCATCGGGGGACCCGCATACCACGACGCGGACGCGTCGCGGGCTCTGTTGACCGCGTTGGACGTCCCGTACGTGGTAGCTCAGCCGCTCGAGTTCCAGACCCTCGAGGACTGGCAGGACGATGCGCGCGGCATCACGCCCATGGAGGCCGCGCTCCGGGTCGCGCTCCCCGAGCTGGACGGCGCGATCCTGCCCCACGTCTTCGCGGGTCGGAGCCGCGAAGGCGCGGGGGTGGGGCGCCCGGTCGAGGAGCGGGTCGAGCGTCTCGCGACGCGGGTCGCACGGTGGGTGCGGCTCCGGCGCACGCCGCGCGACCGGCGGCGGCTGGCGGTGGTGCTCTTCAACTTCCCGCCCAACGCCGGTGCCGTGGGGACGGCGGCCTACCTGGACGTCTTCCGGTCCCTGCACGCGCTCCTGGCGCGTCTGCGGGACGAAGGGTACGACGTCGACGTTCCACCCGATGTCGAGGCCCTGCGCTCGCGTCTGCTGGGCGGCAACGCCGAACGATATGGCACGTCCGCGAACGTGCACGCGCGCGTGCCGGTCGATGCGCACGTGCGGGACCTCCCCTGGCTGAGCGAGATCGAGAAGGTGTGGGGGCCCGCGCCGGGCCGACACCTGCAGGACGGGCGACACCTGCTGGTCCAGGGAGAGCGCTTCGGAAACGTCTTCGTGGGTGTGCAGCCTCCGTTCGGGGTGGAGGGCGACCCCATGCGTCTCCTGTTCGAAGGAGGGTTCGCTCCCACGCACGCGTTCGTGGCCTTCTACCGGTGGCTGCAGACGGAGCTGGATGCGGACGCCTACCTGCACTTCGGGACGCATGGCGCGGTGGAGTTCATGCCGGGCAAGCAGGCCGGGCTGTCCGGCGCCTGCTGGCCGGATCGCCTCATGGGCGACGTTCCCAACCTCTATCTGTATGCGGCGAACAATCCGTCCGAAGGCACGCTGGCGAAGCGGCGCGCGGGCGCGACGCTCGTCAGCCATCTGACGCCTCCGGTCATGCAGGCCGGCTTGTATCGGGGACTCCTCGACCTGCGTACCACGCTCGACCGCTTCTTCACCATCGATCCCGTCGCCCAGGCGGCGGAGCGGACCGTGCTCGCCGAGACGGCGGAGGCGCAGGCGCGCGCGCTCGACCTCGCGAGCGACGCCGACGGCGAAGGCTGGGACGTCGTGCGGTTGGAGCGTCTGCGGGCGCAGCTCCGCGAGCTGGAGGAGAGCCTGATCCCGCACGGCCTCCACGTCCTCGGCCGGGCTCCTTCCCCGGAGGAGCGCACCGACCTGCTCGATGCCTGGATGGAGGGAACGGACGCAGGCGCGCGCCTGCCCGCCCCGGAGCGGCGCGCGTGCGCCGACCTCGCCAGCGGGGGAGCACCCCGGTCGGCGCTGCGGCGTCGTCTCGGCGAGGCGGGGCTCGCGTCCGAGGATGGGGAGACGCTGGCCGCCGGCCTGGAGGACCTGACGCGCGCCCTCGGCTCCAACGCGGAGCTGGACGCCCTGGTGCACGCCCTGGACGGCGCGTTCGTGCCGCCGGCGCCGGGCGGGGACGTGTTGCGGCGTCCGGAGATCCTGCCCACCGGCCGCAACCTCTACGCGTTCGACCCCTATCGGATGCCCAGCGCCGCCGCCGTGCGGGAAGGCCGTCTGCAGGCCGAGCGGCTGCTCGCGCGACTGTCCGACGACCGGGGTGACCCACCGCGCTCCCTCGGCATCGTCCTGTGGGGCAGCGACAACCTCAAGCGCGACGGAGCGCCCCTCGCGCAGGTGCTGGCCCTGATCGGCGCCGAGCCGCGCTTCGACGCGTACGGCCGCCTCTGTGGTGCGCGCCTGATCCCCCTGGACGAGCTGGGGCGGTCTCGCGTGGACGTCGTGGTCACCACGTCCGGCGTGTTCCGCGATCTGCTTCCGCTCCAGACCCGCCTCCTCGCCGAGGCCGCCTGGCTGGCTGCTTCCGCCGACGAGCCGCTCGAGCTCAACCCCGTGCGGGCGCACGCGCTCGCGCTCGCCGAAGCGGAGGGCTGTGATCTGCGCACGGCTGCGCTCCGCGTGTTCAGCAACGCCGACGGCGCGTACGGTGCGAACGTGAACCTCATGGTGGACGCCTCCACCTGGGAGGCTTCGGACGAGCTCGGCGCTTCCTTCGCGCGGAGGAAGTCCTTCGCCTACGGGGCCGACGGGACGGCGCTCCATCGGCCTGCGCTCTTCCAGGGCCTCCTCGCGCGGGTGGACGCCACCTACCAGAACCTGGAGTCCGTGGAGCTGGGGGTGTCGGACCTGGACCAGTACGTGGATTCGCTGGGCGGTCTCACCCAGGCCGCCCGCGGCGCGGCCGACCGGGGCGTGGATGCCTTCATCGGCGACGAGACGCGCGGGCGCGGAACGGTGCGCTCGCTCGCGGAACAGGTGGCCCTGGAGGCCCGGACCCGCACGCTGAACCCCCGCTGGTACGAAGGCATGCTCGCGCACGGGCATCAGGGCGTGCGTGAGATCGAAACCCGGCTCACGACCACCCTGGGATGGTCGGCCACGACCGGCGACGTCCAGCCGTGGGTGTACGCGCGGTTCGGCGAGACCTTCGTGTTGGACGCGACCATGCGCGCGCGGCTCGCGGACCTGAATCCGCACGCGGCCTCCCGCATGGCGCAGCGTGTCCTGGAAGCCTGCGATCGCGGCTACTGGGAACCCGATGGCGAAACCCTCGCGGCCCTGCATGCGGCCGCCGACGAGCTCGAAGACCGATCCGAAGGGATCCAACCGGAGGCTGCCGCATGA